The region CTACGTGTTCGTCGACGACGTGGTCGACGCGTTCGTCAAGGCCTCCGGCGAGGCCGGCGGCGGGCAGCGGTTCAACGTCGGCACGGGTGTGGAAACGTCGGTGCGGCAACTGCATTCGTTGGTCGCCGCGGCCGCGGGTGCACCCGACGAGCCGGAGTTTCACCCTCCGCGACTGGGCGAACTCAAGCGGTCCAGCCTGGACATCAGTCGCGCGAAGCAGGTGTTGGGGTGGGCCCCGCAGGTCGCCATCGCCGAGGGCGTCGCCAAGACCGTCGAGTACTTCCGATCCGAAGAAAGATTGTAAGCGCTCACTTTCTATCGTAGGGTGGCGTCATGTCCTACGACGTCATCGTGCGCAACGGCCTGTGGTTCGACGGCACCGGAAGCGCACCCCAGGTCCGCACGCTGGGCATTCGCGACGGAATCGTCGCGGTGGTATCGCGTGAACCGCTCGACGAAACCGGCTGTCCGGAGGTGATCGACGCGTCCGGCAAGTGGGTCGTGCCCGGCTTCATCGACGTACACACCCATTACGACGCCGAAGTGCTGCTCGATCCCGGACTGCGCGAGTCGGTCCGGCACGGCGTCACCACGGTGCTGCTGGGCAACTGCTCGCTGTCGACCGTCTACGCCGACAACGACGACGCCGCCGATCTGTTCAGCCGGGTCGAGGCGGTGCCGCGGCAGTACGTGCACGGCGCGCTGGAAGCGAAGAAGACATGGTCCACGCCCGCCGAATACGTTCGGGCGCTCGACGACTTGCCGCTCGGCCCGAACATCGGCTCGATGCTCGGGCATTCGGATCTGCGTACCAGTGTGCTTGGACTCGACCGCGCGACCACCGAGGGCGTGACGCCGACCAAGGCCGAACTGGACAGAATGACCAAACTGCTCGAGGAGGCCCTCGACGCCGGCCTGCTCGGCATGTCCGGTATGGACGCGCCCATCGACAAACTCGACGGGGACCGGTTCCGGTCCCGCGCGCTGCCCTCGACGTTCGCCACCTGGCGGGAACGGCGCAAGCTGATCTCGGTGTTGCGCAGGCGCCGTCGCATCCTGCAGAGCGCGCCGAACACGAAGAGCCCGCTGTCCGCGCTGATGTTCTTCTTGACCAGCAGCCGGATGTTCGGTCGTCGCCCCGGTGTCCGGATGAGTCTGCTGGTGTCCGCCGACGCTAAATCCGCCACCGGCGCGGTGCACGTATTGGGGCCCGGCACAAGGCTTCTCAACAAGGTCCTTGGCTCGTTCGTCCGGTTCCAACACCTTCCGGTGCCATTCGAGCTGTACTCCGACGGCATCGACCTGCCCGTTTTCGAGGAGTTCGGGGCGGGCACCGCGGCGCTGCACCTGCGCGATCAGATCGAACGCAACGAACTCCTCGC is a window of Mycobacterium sp. 3519A DNA encoding:
- a CDS encoding amidohydrolase family protein → MSYDVIVRNGLWFDGTGSAPQVRTLGIRDGIVAVVSREPLDETGCPEVIDASGKWVVPGFIDVHTHYDAEVLLDPGLRESVRHGVTTVLLGNCSLSTVYADNDDAADLFSRVEAVPRQYVHGALEAKKTWSTPAEYVRALDDLPLGPNIGSMLGHSDLRTSVLGLDRATTEGVTPTKAELDRMTKLLEEALDAGLLGMSGMDAPIDKLDGDRFRSRALPSTFATWRERRKLISVLRRRRRILQSAPNTKSPLSALMFFLTSSRMFGRRPGVRMSLLVSADAKSATGAVHVLGPGTRLLNKVLGSFVRFQHLPVPFELYSDGIDLPVFEEFGAGTAALHLRDQIERNELLADPEYRRRFRASFDRRKLGPTLWHRDFHDATIVECPDATLIGKSFGQIADERGLHPLDAFLDVLVENGERNVRWTTIVANHRPKYLDRLAAEPSVHMGFSDAGAHLRNMAFYNFGVRLLRRVRDAQRAGRPFLTTERAVYRLTSEVADWFGLDAGTLRKGDRADFVVIDPEGLNESVDSYHEATVPFYGGLSRMVNRNDAAVIATAVNGTVVFRDGQFCAGYGTTVKSGRFLPADTGQLLKTPI